One stretch of Desulfatibacillum aliphaticivorans DSM 15576 DNA includes these proteins:
- a CDS encoding enoyl-CoA hydratase/isomerase family protein produces the protein MGYKTILHEAEDGVAVITINRPEALNSLTPEVLSEMAEAVEAAAGDPATGVIVITGAGRAFCSGVDLKAAASLGEADIEARLHGPARRLQSVMETAPVVVIGMINGFCLTGGLEIALACDLLVAGEDAKFADTHTKWGLRCMWGMSARLPQRVGEMKAREMTYTGEMISGREAERIGLINKAVPAAELKNAVWNLAGKIMANSKEANAAHKLLYYRNKMDSMKESLEREYSADQAAGDAQDRIQGFAKS, from the coding sequence ATGGGTTATAAAACCATTTTGCATGAGGCCGAAGACGGCGTGGCGGTCATAACAATCAACCGGCCGGAGGCCTTGAACTCCCTTACGCCGGAGGTGCTGTCCGAAATGGCGGAGGCGGTGGAGGCGGCGGCAGGGGACCCTGCGACCGGCGTCATTGTCATAACCGGCGCGGGGCGGGCCTTTTGTTCGGGAGTGGATCTCAAGGCTGCGGCGAGCCTTGGGGAGGCGGATATCGAGGCCAGGCTGCATGGACCGGCCCGACGTCTGCAATCCGTCATGGAGACGGCGCCTGTCGTCGTGATCGGCATGATCAACGGATTTTGCCTGACCGGCGGTTTGGAGATCGCCCTGGCCTGCGATCTTTTAGTGGCCGGCGAGGACGCCAAATTCGCCGACACCCACACCAAGTGGGGGCTGCGGTGCATGTGGGGGATGAGCGCTCGCCTGCCCCAAAGGGTCGGGGAGATGAAGGCCAGGGAAATGACCTATACCGGGGAAATGATCAGCGGAAGGGAGGCGGAAAGGATTGGCCTGATAAACAAGGCCGTTCCCGCCGCGGAATTGAAAAATGCGGTATGGAATCTGGCCGGCAAGATCATGGCCAATAGCAAAGAAGCCAACGCTGCGCACAAGTTGCTGTATTACCGAAACAAAATGGACAGCATGAAAGAAAGCCTGGAACGGGAGTACTCCGCCGACCAAGCGGCCGGCGACGCCCAGGATCGCATTCAAGGCTTCGCGAAAAGCTAA
- a CDS encoding enoyl-CoA hydratase/isomerase family protein: MNFETLLFEEKDNIGLLTLNRPKTVNALNQKMIEELHALFDALEANESIRVLVLTGAGEKGFCSGMDMKESAAQLFEATPALIYKHQSLASRLFYKMRRLPQPIIAAVHGAASGAGFSFALASDVRIITPHARFNAAYINIGLGGADLASSYFLPRLIGSGRANEFLLTGDFMSAEEAIQLGFASRMVEKENLVDTALEIAGKMASKNPLGLKMTKEAINQNLNAGSLEQALHVENRNQSFLIASMKLGA; this comes from the coding sequence ATGAATTTTGAAACCTTGCTTTTTGAAGAAAAGGACAACATCGGGCTTTTAACCTTGAACAGGCCCAAGACCGTCAACGCCTTGAACCAAAAAATGATCGAGGAGCTGCACGCCTTGTTCGACGCCCTGGAAGCCAATGAGAGCATTCGGGTTTTGGTTCTCACGGGAGCCGGCGAAAAGGGCTTTTGCTCCGGCATGGATATGAAGGAATCCGCGGCCCAGCTTTTTGAGGCGACCCCGGCCCTGATTTACAAGCATCAATCCCTGGCCTCCAGGTTGTTTTACAAAATGCGGCGCCTCCCCCAGCCGATTATTGCGGCGGTTCACGGAGCCGCCTCCGGGGCCGGGTTCAGCTTCGCCCTGGCTTCGGACGTGCGCATCATTACCCCCCACGCCCGTTTTAACGCGGCGTACATCAATATCGGCCTTGGCGGCGCCGACTTGGCCAGCAGCTATTTTCTGCCCCGGCTGATCGGTTCGGGACGCGCCAATGAGTTTCTGCTTACCGGCGATTTTATGTCCGCTGAAGAAGCCATTCAACTGGGGTTCGCCAGCCGGATGGTTGAAAAGGAGAACCTTGTTGATACGGCCTTGGAAATTGCCGGAAAGATGGCGTCGAAAAATCCCCTGGGTTTGAAAATGACCAAGGAGGCCATCAATCAGAACCTGAATGCGGGTTCCTTGGAGCAGGCCCTTCATGTGGAAAACCGGAACCAGTCGTTTCTTATCGCGTCCATGAAGCTGGGCGCATAA
- a CDS encoding acyl-CoA dehydrogenase — MASKFVSKRNIDFLLYDVFNVDELTRFDYYKEHNHKVFDMVVSSAVQLAKNLMRPILEEMDVTPPELVDGEVKVHPKVKEIMKECGEGGWIASNFPLEYGGDQFPLTLTNMSRFIFAAANYSASVYSDANAGAAHLIISFGDKALQETYLDKLIQGEWQGTMALTEPQAGSSLSDITTTAYPTDEGYYKIRGHKIFISGGDHDALDNIVHLMLARIDGAPAGTKGISLFVVPKKRVEPDGSLVFNDVVCSSVYHKLGYKGMPLTELSIGEKNDCRGYLIGEPHKGLKCMFQMMNEARIEVGLGAAGIATAAYYASLEYAKDRPQGRRITEKDPTQPQTPIINHADVKRMLLLQRSIVEGSLSLLTQCGMYYDLALVADNEEDKEKYHLLLEILTPIAKSFPSEMGVLSVSNGLQCFGGYGYCDDFPIEQYYRDIRIHPIHEGATGIQAMDLLGRKVLMKNGKASMFYNQEVQKTIDVAKGVKSLEPYAVRLDEAMHQLQQVTMHLLGVAQEDGPEVFLADASLYLEYFGRIAVGWQWLLQGIAAQTKLEKGPSKKEADFYTGKVYTMQYYFHYELSKIKGLSERLMEKAHLCVDMQTDYFYD; from the coding sequence ATGGCGAGTAAATTCGTAAGCAAGAGGAATATCGACTTTTTATTATACGACGTCTTTAACGTGGATGAGCTGACCCGGTTCGACTACTACAAAGAGCACAACCATAAGGTGTTTGACATGGTCGTTTCGTCCGCCGTGCAATTGGCCAAAAACCTTATGCGGCCAATCCTGGAAGAAATGGACGTCACGCCACCGGAACTGGTGGACGGCGAGGTGAAGGTTCACCCCAAGGTGAAGGAAATCATGAAGGAATGCGGCGAGGGGGGCTGGATTGCGTCCAACTTTCCCCTGGAATACGGGGGAGATCAGTTTCCCCTGACGCTCACCAACATGTCCCGGTTCATCTTTGCCGCCGCCAATTACTCCGCCAGCGTGTATTCCGACGCCAACGCAGGCGCCGCCCATTTGATCATTTCCTTTGGGGATAAGGCGTTGCAGGAGACCTATCTGGACAAACTGATTCAAGGAGAATGGCAGGGAACCATGGCCCTGACCGAGCCCCAGGCCGGCAGCTCCTTGTCGGACATCACCACCACCGCCTATCCCACGGACGAGGGGTATTATAAAATCCGGGGGCATAAAATATTTATCTCCGGCGGGGATCACGACGCCCTGGACAACATCGTCCACCTCATGCTGGCGAGGATTGACGGAGCGCCGGCCGGGACCAAGGGGATCTCCCTTTTTGTGGTTCCCAAAAAACGGGTGGAACCGGACGGATCGCTTGTTTTCAACGATGTTGTCTGCTCAAGCGTTTATCATAAGCTGGGCTACAAAGGCATGCCCCTTACCGAGCTGAGCATCGGAGAAAAAAACGACTGCCGCGGCTATCTGATAGGAGAGCCTCACAAGGGGTTGAAATGCATGTTCCAGATGATGAACGAAGCCCGGATTGAAGTGGGCCTGGGCGCAGCGGGCATTGCAACAGCGGCCTATTACGCTTCCCTGGAATACGCCAAGGACCGCCCCCAAGGGCGGAGGATTACGGAAAAGGACCCTACGCAGCCCCAGACGCCCATCATCAATCATGCCGACGTGAAAAGGATGCTTTTACTCCAAAGGTCCATTGTGGAAGGCTCCCTTTCCCTGTTGACCCAGTGCGGCATGTATTACGACCTGGCTCTGGTTGCGGACAATGAAGAAGACAAGGAAAAATATCATTTGCTGCTGGAGATTTTAACCCCCATAGCCAAAAGCTTTCCCTCTGAAATGGGAGTCCTTTCCGTGAGCAACGGCCTGCAATGCTTCGGCGGATACGGGTATTGCGATGATTTTCCCATAGAGCAGTATTATCGGGATATCAGGATTCATCCCATTCATGAAGGCGCCACGGGCATTCAGGCCATGGACCTTTTGGGGCGCAAAGTGCTGATGAAAAACGGCAAGGCGTCCATGTTTTACAACCAGGAAGTCCAAAAAACCATCGACGTGGCCAAAGGCGTAAAGAGCCTGGAGCCCTACGCCGTCAGGTTGGACGAGGCCATGCATCAGTTACAGCAGGTTACCATGCATCTGCTTGGCGTGGCCCAGGAAGACGGGCCGGAGGTGTTCCTGGCCGACGCCAGCCTGTACCTGGAGTATTTCGGGCGTATCGCAGTCGGGTGGCAATGGCTGTTGCAGGGAATCGCCGCCCAAACCAAGCTGGAGAAAGGGCCTTCAAAGAAGGAGGCGGATTTCTATACCGGCAAGGTTTATACCATGCAATATTATTTTCACTATGAACTTTCCAAGATCAAAGGCCTGTCCGAGCGCCTCATGGAAAAGGCGCATTTGTGCGTAGACATGCAGACGGATTATTTTTACGATTAG
- the secG gene encoding preprotein translocase subunit SecG translates to MTILVTVIHIVVCIALILIVLLQTGKGADMGAAFGGGSSQTVFGSSGPAGFLSKGTTVAAVLFMCTSLFLAIPSDSAMERRAVAPEPITQEEMDQAMPTDVVVDDLKAEADAAAQAAEEAAPASEAAAATAEEAPAAPAAEATPAPAAE, encoded by the coding sequence ATGACGATACTCGTTACCGTGATCCACATTGTTGTTTGTATTGCGCTCATCCTGATTGTTCTTCTGCAAACAGGCAAAGGAGCCGACATGGGCGCCGCCTTTGGCGGAGGAAGCAGCCAGACCGTGTTCGGCAGTTCAGGCCCCGCAGGCTTCCTGAGCAAAGGCACCACGGTGGCTGCGGTTTTGTTCATGTGCACTTCCTTGTTCCTGGCGATTCCGTCCGACAGCGCCATGGAAAGAAGAGCGGTTGCGCCCGAGCCCATCACCCAGGAGGAGATGGATCAGGCAATGCCCACAGACGTTGTTGTGGATGACTTGAAGGCTGAAGCAGATGCTGCAGCCCAGGCGGCGGAAGAAGCCGCTCCCGCGTCGGAAGCTGCAGCGGCAACCGCTGAGGAGGCGCCGGCCGCGCCTGCAGCGGAAGCAACACCGGCTCCTGCAGCCGAATAA
- the tpiA gene encoding triose-phosphate isomerase, protein MDARTPLIAGNWKMFKTPQEAARDAAALAELVKGVEGVDVMIAPTFACLVPVAQALEGSAVALGAQNMHWETEGAYTGELSGPMLKAAGCSHVIIGHSERRQYFGETDETVNKKIKAALEAGLKAVLCIGETEEERDQEKTLNVLDKQLKDGLKDIFPGSGEDALVVAYEPVWAIGTGKTATDDQAQEAHAFIRKVLAELLGKDLAKSTRILYGGSVKPANIAQLMSKPDIDGGLVGGASLDPETFSQIVKFQ, encoded by the coding sequence ATGGACGCCAGAACGCCGCTTATCGCCGGAAACTGGAAAATGTTCAAGACTCCCCAGGAGGCCGCCCGCGACGCGGCCGCCCTGGCTGAACTGGTCAAGGGCGTAGAAGGCGTGGACGTGATGATCGCCCCCACCTTCGCCTGTCTGGTTCCCGTAGCGCAAGCCCTGGAGGGAAGCGCCGTCGCCCTGGGCGCCCAGAATATGCACTGGGAGACCGAAGGCGCCTATACGGGCGAACTCTCCGGCCCTATGCTCAAGGCTGCGGGGTGCTCCCACGTGATCATCGGCCACTCGGAACGGCGCCAGTATTTCGGCGAGACCGACGAAACCGTGAATAAGAAGATCAAGGCCGCTCTGGAGGCGGGTTTGAAGGCTGTTTTGTGCATCGGCGAGACGGAAGAGGAAAGAGATCAGGAAAAAACGCTGAATGTGCTTGACAAACAGCTCAAAGACGGTCTAAAAGACATTTTTCCCGGCTCGGGGGAGGACGCCTTGGTGGTCGCCTATGAGCCTGTCTGGGCCATCGGCACCGGCAAAACCGCAACCGATGATCAAGCCCAGGAAGCCCATGCATTTATCCGCAAGGTTTTGGCTGAATTGTTAGGAAAAGATCTTGCCAAATCCACACGCATATTGTATGGGGGGAGCGTCAAACCGGCCAACATCGCCCAGTTGATGAGCAAGCCGGATATTGACGGAGGACTGGTCGGCGGCGCCAGCTTGGATCCTGAGACTTTCTCGCAAATAGTCAAGTTCCAATAA
- the gap gene encoding type I glyceraldehyde-3-phosphate dehydrogenase, whose amino-acid sequence MTTKIAINGFGRIGRLLFRAALAHPSLEVAAINDLMDTKTLAHLLKYDSTHGKLDCEVKAGDASIEVDGKVIPVSTVKDPALLPWEHYGVDIACECTGLFRDRENAAKHLKAGAKKVIISAPAKEPDVTIVLGVNQNEYDPAKHDIISNASCTTNCLAPVAKVLMENFGIKKGLMTTTHAYTSDQRLLDAPHKDLRRARSAALSMIPTTTGAAKAVALVIPELEGKLNGFAIRVPTPDVSIVDLVVNVEKAPGSVEAVNEVMKKAAEGELKGILDYSDDLPLVSTDLVTCPASSTFDSGLTYVIDDMVKVCSWYDNEWGYANRVADLAEMVGKSLPEAC is encoded by the coding sequence ATGACCACGAAAATTGCAATCAACGGCTTTGGGCGGATAGGACGTCTTCTTTTTCGGGCTGCATTGGCCCATCCTTCCCTGGAAGTGGCGGCGATCAATGACTTGATGGATACCAAAACCCTGGCCCACCTGTTGAAATACGACTCCACCCACGGCAAACTGGACTGCGAAGTGAAAGCCGGAGACGCCAGCATTGAAGTGGACGGAAAAGTCATTCCCGTATCCACAGTCAAGGATCCGGCGCTTCTGCCTTGGGAACACTACGGCGTGGACATCGCCTGCGAGTGCACCGGTCTGTTCCGGGACCGTGAAAATGCAGCCAAACACCTGAAAGCCGGCGCCAAGAAAGTCATCATTTCCGCTCCGGCCAAAGAACCCGACGTGACCATCGTCCTGGGCGTGAACCAGAACGAATACGACCCGGCCAAGCACGATATTATCTCCAATGCTTCCTGCACCACCAACTGCCTGGCCCCCGTGGCCAAGGTGCTCATGGAGAATTTCGGCATCAAAAAGGGCCTTATGACCACCACCCACGCCTACACCTCGGACCAGAGGCTGCTGGACGCTCCTCATAAGGATCTCCGCAGGGCCCGCTCCGCGGCCCTGTCCATGATCCCCACCACGACGGGCGCCGCCAAGGCCGTGGCTCTGGTCATCCCCGAACTGGAAGGCAAGCTGAACGGCTTCGCCATTCGCGTCCCCACCCCGGACGTCTCCATTGTGGACCTGGTGGTGAACGTGGAAAAAGCCCCGGGCTCCGTGGAAGCAGTCAACGAAGTCATGAAAAAGGCCGCCGAAGGCGAACTCAAGGGCATCCTGGATTATTCCGACGACCTGCCCCTGGTCTCCACGGACCTCGTCACCTGCCCGGCTTCCTCTACGTTCGACTCCGGCCTGACCTACGTCATCGACGACATGGTAAAGGTGTGCTCCTGGTACGATAACGAATGGGGATACGCCAACCGCGTAGCCGATCTTGCTGAAATGGTAGGTAAATCCTTGCCGGAGGCATGCTAA
- the rimI gene encoding ribosomal protein S18-alanine N-acetyltransferase, whose translation MNCSITLEAMDPADLDEICRVDGDCFLFPWPRPYFESELKLPDARCVAAKLQGDHADGDIIAYCCIRILMDEMHLMRIAVAPEFRGRGVGLWILEAVCAMASALGAETALLEVRESNAAAAALYEKAGFACCGKRPNYYPETREAALVMQKKIPRRHYDHENCNQRLWADRTSSFSGCIGPSFPGSGGDQ comes from the coding sequence ATGAATTGTTCCATAACCCTGGAGGCGATGGACCCGGCGGATTTAGATGAAATATGCCGGGTTGACGGGGACTGTTTCCTGTTCCCCTGGCCCCGCCCCTATTTTGAGAGTGAGTTGAAGCTCCCCGACGCCCGATGCGTGGCGGCCAAGCTCCAGGGTGACCATGCGGACGGCGATATTATTGCGTATTGCTGCATCCGCATTTTGATGGATGAAATGCATCTGATGCGCATTGCGGTGGCTCCGGAGTTCCGGGGCAGGGGAGTTGGCTTGTGGATTCTGGAGGCCGTCTGCGCCATGGCTTCGGCCCTGGGCGCGGAAACCGCCCTCCTGGAGGTGAGAGAATCCAACGCCGCCGCCGCGGCTTTATATGAAAAGGCGGGATTCGCCTGCTGCGGCAAACGGCCTAACTATTATCCGGAAACCAGGGAGGCTGCCCTGGTGATGCAAAAAAAAATCCCAAGGAGGCATTATGACCACGAAAATTGCAATCAACGGCTTTGGGCGGATAGGACGTCTTCTTTTTCGGGCTGCATTGGCCCATCCTTCCCTGGAAGTGGCGGCGATCAATGA
- a CDS encoding PTS sugar transporter subunit IIA, which yields MIGIVVVTHSQLGDALLSAGEFVLGAPIESAQAVSINLKESATKLRDDIAKAIKNVNQNEGVLILTDMFGGTPSNLSYSFLEEGRVEVMSGVNLPVLLRAVKTRQKEGKHIRELAQEVEAYGKKSICLASGILKGNKTG from the coding sequence ATGATCGGTATTGTTGTTGTAACCCACTCCCAACTTGGCGACGCCCTGCTCTCCGCCGGAGAGTTCGTCCTAGGGGCGCCCATCGAGTCCGCCCAGGCGGTTTCCATCAATTTGAAGGAATCCGCAACCAAGCTGCGGGATGATATCGCCAAGGCCATCAAAAACGTCAATCAAAACGAGGGAGTCCTCATCCTGACGGACATGTTCGGGGGAACTCCTTCCAACCTGAGTTATTCCTTCCTGGAGGAAGGACGTGTGGAAGTCATGTCCGGAGTCAATCTTCCCGTTCTCCTGAGGGCCGTCAAGACCCGGCAAAAAGAGGGCAAACACATCAGGGAGCTGGCCCAGGAAGTTGAGGCGTACGGCAAGAAGAGCATTTGCCTGGCGAGCGGTATATTAAAGGGCAACAAAACCGGCTAA